The genome window attaaaattatttttttgtccttTGTTTTCGTGTTTTTGTTGGTAAAACTGGCATCGTTAGAATAAATGGACCTAGATGTTTCACTCTCATATTTATAGGGATGTCAATGTAAATTTTTAAAGTATAGGGACCGAGACGCAAAAGGTAGCTAACTACaggaggtaatatgtaattagcccgaaTTGAGCAATGTATTAAGTCATGCATGGTTGTCATTCTTTTTTTATGTGGAAATAAAATTATCCCACATAGCGGAAaaagataatataataataataagaatgatGATGTGAACCACTGTGAGACTGATACCCAGTGCAAGAGCAACAAAAGAATCATAAGTATTAACCTAGAGCCTTGAAGACAATCATCCTGAAAACCAAGGAATAGGTTTATTATTAAAGAAGCTTCTTTAACGTCATTCTTCAAAATGTTCAATGAATGTGAACAATGATCTTAGTATTGACTGTGCTTGTGATGGTACTCAGGTGGATCTATTCTTTTAACTCTTTTAGTCGCCTAACATTGTAGATTAATGAACCATGGCTTGTGACAATGTTATCACTCTTGGTTAGGTCTGAACTGAAAACAAAATTATGGAAGGAGCACATGTTCCTCTGAAGGGATGGCAACAAGCAGCAGTTGCTCTCGGTTCAGCTCTCGGTGCCTTGATGGATCCTAGAAGAGCGGACTTGATAGCTGCGCTAGGTGAGACCACTGGTAAGCCAGCTTTTCAGCGGGTTCTCCAACAGATGAAGAATAGCAGTGAAGGCAAAGTAAGTTCATCTACTTTCCAGTTTAAGCAAACAATCATTTATATAGATATGGAATTACAATGTAGTTCCATATGACTGGATTTGTTACATAGAATCAATGAGATTAGTGAAAGTAACCTTGTATGTGGTTGGCACATTATAAGCATTACATGTTTGACTGGTCAAGATTATTGTCTTCCTAAGACGTTAAAGTTAGAAGATTGCACCAGCATACAACCAGAAAAGAATGTATGAGATAGATCAAATCAACCAGAGGTTGACGTAGGATGGGGTGCTGGCTCCACAGCAACCATAGCTAAGATGTGGCGTAAGATGATGCCCTAGTAGAGTGCCAACTTTCTTAGGCAGCCTATCATTCTTGCATGGCTTGTGCTTTAGAGTTAAGAAGATTTGTACATTGGAAACAATTGTCCATATAATCGTAATAGATATTTCAATCAAATCTTGACCTCCTTCGATGGAGTATTTTGTCTCTAGGGAAAAAGAAAGCACTTAATAGTTTTATATCCATTTTAGAGGATAAGCATAACCATTCAAGTCTTTTTTCTCTATTTCTCATGCGCTGCATTGTTATACCTGTTGTTCTCTTTCTCTATTTCCTGTTCAGGAAGTTCTTTTAGAGCGCCCACATGTGGTATCTGCACAAGTGTCACATGCCTGGGACTTACCGGAAAGCACATTTGGCTCAGCTTATGCACGATTCATGGGATCAAGGAACTTCTCCCCAGATGACCGCCCACCAGTTCGATTCATGGACACAGATGAGCTGGCATACGTGGCCACACGTGCTCGTGAGGTGCATGACTTCTGGCATGTGCTATTTGGCCTTCCCACAAACTTGATAGGTGAGTCTGCTCTTAAGGTGATCGAGTTTGAGCAAATGTTTGTTCCGATGTGTGCCTTGTCGGTCATCGGAGGCTCATTACGGTTCAGCAGAAAGCAAAGGGCACTCTTTTTCCAACACTATCTTCCTTGGGCTGTTAAGGCAGGTGTGGCGTGCACAGATCTGATGTCTGTGTACTACGAGAAGCACTTTCACGAGAACCTGGAGGATGTGCGCAGGAAATGGGGTATAATCCCCTGTCCTGATCCTAAAGGAAAAAACCAGGGTAGTATTTGATTGCTCTTCCCGGTGCCCTATCATTACTTTGCATCCATGTACAGCAAACACCTTGGAAACAAAGAATTCCACCAACTGGGATAATTATCATCAAGAGTTTTGACATTGGAAAAATGGATGTTGTTCAATCAGTGTTATTACTTTGAAAATGTATCTTATTGCCACTTTACCTTTAGCAAAATTTATTCTTGCCAATAGATATGGATGTCTTCTTCTCCCTGCCATGCAGCAGCAGATAGTATACTGAAAAAGTTCAAAGTTAACAGCCAGTGTGTAAGAAACTATCATATGTAGGTAAACAATTTTACTGGATGTTTTATGTGATGATGCATTGTGTTAGTACTGACTGAAGTTGGCAGCTGCAAAAAAATAATACCACAGCAGCTAAAATCATCATGATTTCCCTGTTCTAAACCTTCCAAAATACTTGCAATATATGTAGTCTTTGCTGATCAGTTCCTGATACAAGAAATCTGTGATGATGTTAGTATTTTTAGTGTAGAATTTCATCAAAAAAGGTTGTGCTAAATGAAGTTATTTGGACTATGCTAGATCCATATTGGTAGATAGCTCGGTTGAAAATGATATAAACAGTCAGTCTCTAAAGAGACAATGCatgataataatttaataaacGTATATgaagagaaattaaaaaaaaattaatataagaacATAGCTATTAACATCCTTCATACAGAATAACATGACTTTCCTTTCTTATTCCCTCATCCAAACGCCATTGAAGGCTACGGTCGGATTTTGGACAAAAAGAGAACCTAATTTTTAAAGGAAAAAATGTCGTGAATTAAAAAATGGCGTCGCCCGGACTCGAACCGGAGACCTTCAGTGTGTTAGACtgacgtgataaccaactacaccacgacACCAATGACACGAAGATGTCGATATtgtttttgaaatatatattatatcaaaatatCTAAAATTTGATTTCCAATTCCAATAATCCTACAAATCCATACACAATTGAAAAGAATGCAATGAGATCTCTCCTCGTCTCTCAATCATATTATTATTCGGTGAGGCTGACGTTTCATTGTGATCCGAGCAGGAGGGGACTAATAATGGTTTACGGAAGGGAAATCCAGAGAGAACTTATCCCAAGTGTTCTAAGAACGAAATCAAATACCTGAATGAAAAATGAAACAAAAGCACCACATCTAATATTAAGATGATTACTTCCCTGTGCATCGACATGTTATGTTGGAGGAGAGGTACACCAAAATCCAGTAGTTCTTTTCTTTTAGTGTTTTCTCAAAGCCTCAACGCTCTCGCTCGTTCACGGCGTTCCTCATCTAAATGCTGTTTTTATATGGCATTTTACCTATACCTAAATCCattctttcaatttttgaaaaGCAATAAATTTGCTCTCTATGTCTTAGTATACCCTTCCAAATATTTCCCTCATCGGTCCATTAAATCCAATGTATCGACTAGTTATCGATCGACACATGATACATTATAATATATCAATGTACAACTCATATCAAATGTTGAACTCAAAATGCACTCTAAAAGGAATGCAACGTCCAAAGAACGAATCATAAAGACCATCACATAACACCACCATGATAAGAGGATGTCTATATGCCTTTCATTCGGTATTACTAGGATTACAATAACTGTACGTACTAAATACTATCCACGTAGCTAGACATACAATATATACTAACAACCAGAATGTCTACTCCGAGACAAAATTCTACCTTATTGTTGCAGGATGGCGGCCTCACCACAATTTTGGATCATGGTTGAGTTCAACTCCAGCAAAGGTACTATGGTCAAGGCATCAATAAGCAAATCTTAAACCATGATATGAATCTTCTGTTCAACGCAGATTTTTGCAAAAGCTAATGCCTTAAAATTTCATAGATCAGAAATGGAGAAGGCCGAGTAAAAAGGATAAAAGTCATGGAATAGCAAGTGATATCACACAACCTGAAGACAAGTAAATCGCACAGGAGCTGAAAGGGATAgagcaagaaagaaagaataggaaTTCGACAAGTCTCTTACCTGAACACAGGATATAGTGAAAATTATGGTGAGATGTAAAGCATAAATGCATCACCTGGATGAATTATCAAAAGCCTAAACTAGCATGTACAGATCAGAAacgaataataatatattctggCTACTGTCAAAATGAATCAGGCATAACCTATCACATTGCTACCTAATTAAGATCCAAAGCCAGATGTAAATACCCATTATGCTGGTGAACATTCATCTGCTCTAATGCCCTGAGCATTTCTTCCACCCACCAAACCCAGAAGTTCCTTCAAGTTTCTCATTCTTCAAGTGATAAAGATGAAGCTGCAAAAATCCTACAATTTTTTGCTAATTCATTTAGACTGAAACAGGAGATGCTTGCTGGTGTTGTAAACAACAGAGTGGCATAACAAAATTAGTTAAGATAAGATGGCTAATTATCATATACTTATTGAATGATTGTTTCATTAACTAAAACACAAGCAAAATGCACCACGTTAGATAATTACCTATGTCTAGCTCCATTGACTAACCAGCAACACAACGGCTATCTGAATTCAATGGAGGAACGACAACGACAACCTTTGCAAGCCAGTATCTTTCAACAAATAATCCATAGATGAGAACTTATCAGAATCTGTACTGTTAAGAGGTTTCACACAAATTGAGGAAAAAAGTTCAAATTTATGTCATTTGGAGAGAGAAACAAGATAATTCCCAGTTGTATAGATAAAAACTTTATATCCTTTTTCATTTTCATCCAACCCATAAGTTTTAACATTGGAAGCACCCAGGCCGGTGCGCAGCAGAGGCAGGTGGCTGATGGCATGAACAACAAGGGGGTGGGTGACAGATAAGCATACCGAATCGCCCGAAAAGAATCCATCTACCAAACTGGTAAATACCATCTGGTACGTATGAATCTAGGCATAATTAGGACAATGGCACTAGTAATATATGATACACATATATTAGGATCAGTTGGGCCTATCTCTATTCTCCTTAGAGCTGTGGGCTTCGTTGTGAATACTGAATAGTAGTCTACTATATGAGTCCGAGGGAAAGTGGGATGGGGCACATTCTAGTGCAGTGGACTAGACACCCTGGTGGGTAGGTCAGGTTGAATAATGATGGGTCTTTTGATGCTAATTTGCATGTTGGAGGGGCTGGCTTTGTGCTTAGGTTGGACGAGGGGTGCTGTCTACTGGCTAGCTGTACATATTTGGAAGGCGGAGACTGCTGGTATAATAAGCTCATGGCCATCCTAGAGGGGTCCAGGCTGCAATAACTGAGGGTTCTCAAAGTATTGAGATCGGGACTGATTCTCTTCAGGTTGTAAGGGTCCTCAACCGTTGAGGAACTGACCCTCGGAAGTCCACCAATTGTGTGAGGAAGATTTTTTAGTATGTAAATG of Musa acuminata AAA Group cultivar baxijiao chromosome BXJ2-3, Cavendish_Baxijiao_AAA, whole genome shotgun sequence contains these proteins:
- the LOC135608325 gene encoding ubiquinone biosynthesis protein COQ4 homolog, mitochondrial-like, with translation MEGAHVPLKGWQQAAVALGSALGALMDPRRADLIAALGETTGKPAFQRVLQQMKNSSEGKEVLLERPHVVSAQVSHAWDLPESTFGSAYARFMGSRNFSPDDRPPVRFMDTDELAYVATRAREVHDFWHVLFGLPTNLIGESALKVIEFEQMFVPMCALSVIGGSLRFSRKQRALFFQHYLPWAVKAGVACTDLMSVYYEKHFHENLEDVRRKWGIIPCPDPKGKNQGSI